Proteins encoded within one genomic window of Eublepharis macularius isolate TG4126 chromosome 10, MPM_Emac_v1.0, whole genome shotgun sequence:
- the LOC129336960 gene encoding 60S ribosomal protein L10-like produces the protein MGRQSTHRYWHCKNKPYPKSRFCRGLLSEALEAARICANKYMVRSCGKGSFHIHVRLHPFHIIHINKMLSRAGADRLQMGMRGAFGKRQGTVAQVHIGQVIMSLRTKLQNKEHIVEVLCRAKFKFPGCQKIHISKKWGFTKFNADEFEEMVAEKHLIPDECGVKHIPNNKGPLDK, from the exons ATGGGCCGTCAATCCACCCATCGTTACTGGCACTGCAAGAACAAGCCCTACCCAAAGTCCCGTTTCTGCAGAGGT TTGTTGTCTGAGGCTCTTGAGGCTGCCCGTATCTGTGCCAACAAGTACATGGTGAGGAGCTGTGGCAAGGGCAGCTTCCATATCCATGTGCGCCTCCACCCCTTCCACATCATCCATATCAATAAGATGTTGTCACGTGCTGGAGCTGATAGGCTTCAGATGGGAATGCGTGGAGCCTTTGGCAAGCGTCAGGGCACTGTAGCTCAGGTACACATTGGCCAGGTCATCATGTCTCTTCGTACCAAGTTGCAGAACAAGGAGCACATCGTTGAGGTTCTGTGCAGGGCCAAGTTCAAGTTCCCTGGTTGTCAAAAGATCCACATCTCCAAGAAATGGGGCTTCACCAAATTCAATGCTGACGAGTTTGAGGAAATGGTAGCTGAGAAGCACCTCATCCCAGATGAGTGTGGAGTAAAACACATCCCCAACAACAAGGGCCCCTTGGACAAGTAG